From Rhinolophus sinicus isolate RSC01 linkage group LG15, ASM3656204v1, whole genome shotgun sequence, the proteins below share one genomic window:
- the MYBBP1A gene encoding myb-binding protein 1A produces the protein MAQMETQDVAEPMSPGEAMKSGARPADRHGLLKHSREFLDFFWDIAKPQQETRLQATEKLLQYLRTRPEGSEMKYALKRLITGLGVGRETARPCYSLALAQLLQSFEDISLCSILKQIEEKHDLQKIKKAMMRPALFAHLFGVLALFQSGRLVKDSEALMKAVKLLQALAQYYNHLQEQPQKALVDILSEVPEAMWQEILPKVLKVDLNSVLASPEHLALFLLAHQKVPAKLEKLMGSVDLFSDENIPRLVAVLKMAAASVKKERKLPAVALDLLRLALEEDKFPRFWKEVVEQGLLQKQFWPASYLCFRLLGAALPLLSKEQLQLVMRGDLIRHYGEHMVTAKFPNQFKFAPEMNEYVGTFLEGCRDDPERQLAVMVAFTSITNQGLPVVPTFWRVVRFLSAPALKGYVAWLRDMFLQPDLDSLVDFSTSNQKKAQDASLHGPERAVSRLRKWIILRLVSIVDSLHMEKEEALIEEVARFCFFHSFFETKKATSQIPETKQQFSFPMDGRAREVVSGAFFSLLQTLSTQFRQEPEQTQGRQSWTYQLVQFADMLLNHSRNAAPLTPFTTKQRQAWDRMLQTLKELEARSSEAKATAFQHLLLLVGIHLFKSPAESCDLLGDIQTCIKKSLGEKTRQTRSKASNLQEPPWVEVLVEILLALLAQPSHLIRQVARSVFTHICSHLTPRALQLILDVLNPEQSQDEEDNVVVMDDSEKQLEDEEDKSSDSEDNKNSASEEESDEEESDEEDRDGDVDPCFREQLMAVLQAGKALGGEDDDDDDEELGDEAMMALDQNLASLFAEQKLRIQARRDEKNKLQKEKALRRDFQIRVLDLIEVLVTKQPANPLVLELLEPLLNIIRRSMRTSSTKQEQDLLHKTARIFTHHLCRSRHYCRDVGNCVETLYTQVERLVQQAGRQADSSISLYYFNASLYLLRVLKGNTSERSICKTPKKEKAGTDTSTKAKVPKVAQATSCLDLSLVTPIYSSALISFLTKRNSPLTVPMFLSLFSRHPMLCKSLLPTVVQHVTGQTRPRHQAQACLLLQKALPIRELRLCFEDPEWEQLIGQILTKVTENLRALGETQTKSENLKERSSLELLNTLFRIINHEKLTVDLSGVRGVLQSQQQKLQQRVQQGEHSTGSCRLYDLYWQAMRILGVQRPKLEKKDSKEGPTQSPVSNKRKKKGFLPETKKRKKRKSEGTTQKEDATPAATSGDQPPSTGKRKRKRRKAKVAAEAQVNGIPEAKSPAAQSPAPKPPTTSPSTPAKTPKRHKKNRKLSQVNGATPVSPTEPAVEKQHQEELPTKEVSGKSPQPALQSALPRKKARLSLGSRSPSLFQSGAKKKKAQLRKGSKP, from the exons ATGGCGCAGATGGAGACTCAGGACGTCGCGGAGCCTATGTCTCCGGGAGAGGCGATGAAGAGCGGCGCCCGGCCTGCCGACCGTCATGGCCTGCTGAAGCACAGCCGCGAGTTCTTGGACTTCTTCTGGGACATTGCGAAGCCGCAGCAGGAGACGCGGCTTCAGGCCACGGAGAAGCTCCTGCAGTATCTGCGCACGAGACCAGAG GGATCCGAGATGAAGTACGCCCTGAAGCGCCTAATCACTGGGCTCGGGGTTGGACGAGAAACCGCCCGGCCCTGCTACAGTCTGGCCCTGGCCCAG CTGTTACAGTCTTTCGAAGACATCTCCTTGTGCAGCATCCTGAAACAGATAGAAGAGAAACATGACCTACAGAAAATTAAGAAG GCCATGATGAGACCTGCTCTCTTCGCACACCTGTTTGGGGTGCTAGCCCTCTTTCAGTCAGGCAGACTGGTGAAG GACTCAGAGGCCCTGATGAAGGCGGTGAAGCTGCTGCAAGCCCTGGCCCAGTACTACAACCACTTGCAAGAGCAGCCCCAGAAGGCCCTGGTGGACATCCTCTCTGAG GTCCCAGAGGCCATGTGGCAGGAGATCCTACCGAAGGTCCTTAAAGTCGACTTGAATTCAGTCCTTGCCTCCCCTGAGCACCTGGCGCTCTTCCTCTTGGCCCATCAGAAGGTGCCCGCGAAGCTTGAGAAGCTGATGGGATCGGTCGACCTCTTCTCAGATGAGAATATCCCCAG ACTGGTGGCTGTGCTGAAGATGGCCGCTGCCTCTGTGAAGAAGGAGCGCAAGCTGCCCGCTGTGGCTCTGGACCTGCTTCGCCTAGCACTTGAGGAGGACAAGTTCCCACGGTTCTGGAAGGAAGTTGTGGAACAAGGGCTACTACAGAAGCAGTTCTGGCCAGCCAG CTACCTGTGTTTCCGCCTGCTGGGTGCGGCCCTGCCTCTGCTGTCCAAGGAGCAGCTACAGCTGGTGATGCGAGGGGACCTGATCCGACATTACGGGGAACACATGGTCACTGCTAAG TTCCCGAACCAGTTCAAGTTTGCTCCAGAGATGAACGAGTATGTGGGAACCTTCCTGGAAGGCTGCCGGGATGACCCCGAACGGCAGTTGGCCGTGATGGTGGCCTTCACATCCATCACCAATCAGGGCCTCCCCGTTGTGCCGACCTTCTGGCGGGTTGTGCGATTCCTGAGTGCCCCCGCCCTCAAGGGCTACGTAGCCTGGCTGCGGGACATGTTTCTCCAGCCCGACCTGGACTCCTTGGTGGATTTCAGTACCAGCAACCAGAAGAAAGCCCAGGATGCTTCACTCCACGG GCCTGAGCGGGCTGTGTCCCGGCTACGGAAGTGGATCATCCTCCGCCTGGTCAGCATCGTGGACAGCCTGCacatggagaaggaggaggccTTGATCGAGGAGGTGGCCAG GTTTTGTTTCTTCCACTCGTTCTTTGAAACAAAGAAGGCCACGTCCCAGATCCCAGAAACTAAGCAGCAGTTCTCCTTCCCTATGGATGGCCGGGCCCGAGAGGTGGTCAGCGGTGCTTTCTTCAG cCTGCTGCAGACCCTCAGCACGCAGTTTAGGCAGGAGCCGGAGCAGACCCAGGGCAGGCAGTCCTGGACCTACCAGCTGGTACAGTTTGCAGACATGCTGTTGAACCACAGCCGCAACGCGGCCCCCCTGACACCCTTTACTACGAAGCAGCGCCAGGCCTGGGACCG GATGCTGCAGACTCTGAAGGAATTAGAGGCTCGCTCCTCAGAGGCCAAGGCCACTGCTTTTCAGCACCTGCTGCTCCTGGTGGGCATCCACCTCTTCAAG TCCCCCGCAGAGAGCTGCGACCTCCTGGGTGACATCCAGACCTGCATCAAGAAGAGCCTGGGGGAGAAGACCCGCCAGACCCGCTCCAAGGCCTCCA ACCTCCAGGAGCCACCATGGGTAGAGGTGCTGGTGGAGATCCTCTTGGCCCTcctggcccagcccagccaccTGATTCGCCAGGTGGCCAGGAGTGTGTTTACCCACATCTGTTCCCACCTGACTCCACGTGCCCTGCAGCTAATCCTGGAT GTGCTAAACCCAGAGCAGAGCCAGGACGAGGAGGACAACGTAGTGGTCATGGATGATTCCGAAAAGCAGCTGGAGGATGAGGAG GACAAGAGTTCGGACAGCGAGGACAACAAGAACTCCGCAAGTGAGGAGGAGAGTGACGAGGAGGAAAGCGACGAGGAGGACCGGGACGGGGACGTGGACCCTTGCTTCCGGGAGCAGCTGATGGCAGTGCTGCAGGCAGGGAAGGCGCTG GGTGGAGaggacgacgacgacgacgacgaggAGCTGGGGGATGAGGCCATGATGGCGCTGGACCAGAACCTCGCCAGCCTCTTTGCTGAGCAGAAGTTGCGCATCCAGGCCCGGAGGGACGAGAAGAACAAGCTGCAGAAGGAGAAGGCGCTCCGGAGGGACTTCCAGATCAGG GTCCTGGACCTGATCGAGGTGCTGGTGACCAAGCAGCCCGCGAACCCGCTGGTCCTGGAGCTGCTCGAGCCGCTGCTGAACATCATCCGGCGCAGCATGCGCACGAGCAGCACCAAGCAGGAGCAGGACCTGCTTCACAAGACGGCGCGCATCTTCAC GCATCACCTGTGCCGCTCCCGGCATTACTGCCGTGACGTGGGCAACTGTGTGGAGACCCTGTATACCCAGGTGGAGCGACTGGTGCAGCAGGCTGGCCGCCAGGCCGACTCCTCCATCTCCCTCTACTATTTCAACGCTTCTCTCTACCTGCTCCGGGTCTTGAAGGGGAACACTTCTGAAAGGTCCATCTGCAAGACCCCGAAGAAGGAGAAGGCaggcactgacaccagcaccaaGGCCAAGGTCCCCAAG GTGGCCCAGGCTACCAGCTGCTTGGATTTAAGCCTCGTGACCCCAATCTACTCATCAGCACTGATATCCTTCCTGACCAAGCGCAACAGCCCGCTCACCGTTCCCATGTTCCTCAGCCTCTTCTCCCGGCACCCG ATGCTCTGTAAGAGCCTGCTCCCCACTGTGGTCCAGCATGTGACAGGCCAAACGCGGCCCCGCCACCAG gcgCAGGCCTGCCTGCTGCTCCAGAAGGCCCTGCCCATTCGGGAGCTGAGACTGTGCTTTGAGGACCCTGAGTGGGAGCAGCTGATTGGCCAGATCCTGACAAAGGTCACTGAG AACCTGCGGGCGCTGGGTGAGACGCAGACCAAGTCAGAGAACCTGAAGGAGCGGTCCTCCTTGGAGCTGCTCAACACTCTTTTCCGGATCATTAATCATGAG AAGCTCACCGTGGACCTGAGCGGTGTCCGGGGCGTGCTGCAGAGCCAACAGCAGAAGCTGCAGCAGAGGGTGCAGCAGGGGGAGCACTCGACCGGCTCCTGCCGCCTCTATGACCTCTACTGGCAGGCCATGAGGATCCTCGGAGTCCA GCGCCCCAAGTTGGAGAAGAAGGATTCCAAGGAAGGCCCCACGCAGAGCCCCGTTAGCAATAAGCGCAAGAAAAAGGGATTCTTGCCAGAGACCAAGAAGCGCAAGAAACGCAAGTCGGAGGGCACCACGCAAAAGGAGGATGCCACGCCTGCAGCCACCAGTGGGGACCAGCCCCCCAgcacaggcaagaggaagaggaaaaggaggaaggctAAGGTTGCAGCGGAAGCCCAGGTCAATGGGATACCTGAGGCCAAAAGTCCTGCAGCCCAGAGTCCAGCCCCAAAGCCCCCCACCACTAGCCCCAGCACCCCTGCCAAGACCCCAAAGCGACACAAGAAAAACCGGAAGCTGTCCCAGGTGAATGGAGCCACTCCCGTGTCCCCCACGGAGCCTGCTGTTGAAAAGCAGCATCAGGAGGAGCTGCCCACAAAGGAGGTCTCAGGCAAGTCGCCACAGCCGGCGCTGCAGTCGGCGCTGCCGCGGAAAAAGGCAAGATTGTCCCTGGGCAGCAGGAGCCCCAGCCTCTTCCAGAGCGGggccaagaaaaagaaagcacagcTGAGGAAGGGGAGCAAACCCTGA